A region of Streptomyces sp. NBC_01788 DNA encodes the following proteins:
- the zwf gene encoding glucose-6-phosphate dehydrogenase, whose product MSKKPTEAAAHASRAAASGPPAARGRAPTAAAKPTTPSAGPTDSEAPAATHTRAQGSGAAAPTGTAASGPTAASGPRKVQAPDVRVPVGAAADWANPLRDTRDRRLPRIAGPSGLVIFGVTGDLSRKKLMPAVYDLANRGLLPPGFSLVGFSRRDWEDQDFAEVVHEAVKQHARTPFREEVWQQLSEGMRFVPGDFDDDTAFKHLRAAVEDLDSSRGTGGNFAFYLSVPPRFFPKVVQQLKKHGLAEGPKGSWRRAVIEKPFGHDLASARELNRIVHEVFDPEQVFRIDHYLGKETVQNILALRFANQMYEPVWNRSYVDHVQITMAEDIGIGGRAGYYDGIGAARDVIQNHLLQLMALTAMEEPIAFDAEALLTEKLKVLKSVRLPEDLGHHTVRAQYTKGWQGGGQVVGYLQEDGIDPRSKTDTYAALRLEIANRRWAGVPFYLRAGKRLGRRVTEIAVVFQRAPHSPFDSTATEELGENAIVIRVQPDEGMTVRFGSKVPGTSMEIRDVTMDFAYGESFTESSPEAYERLILDVLLGDANLFPRPQEVEESWKILDPVEAYWDDHGRPAQYPAGTWGPPQADEMLARDGRSWRRP is encoded by the coding sequence ATGAGCAAGAAGCCCACCGAGGCGGCGGCGCATGCCTCCCGGGCGGCGGCCTCCGGCCCACCGGCCGCCCGCGGCCGGGCACCGACCGCGGCCGCGAAGCCCACGACCCCGAGCGCCGGCCCCACGGACAGCGAGGCACCGGCGGCGACGCACACCCGGGCGCAGGGGTCGGGAGCCGCAGCCCCCACTGGGACCGCGGCCTCCGGCCCGACCGCGGCCTCCGGCCCCAGGAAGGTCCAGGCGCCCGACGTCCGGGTGCCGGTGGGGGCCGCGGCCGATTGGGCGAATCCGCTGCGTGACACCAGGGACCGGCGGCTGCCGCGGATCGCGGGGCCGTCCGGGCTGGTGATCTTCGGCGTCACCGGGGACTTGTCCCGCAAGAAGCTGATGCCGGCCGTCTACGACCTGGCCAACCGCGGACTTCTGCCCCCGGGCTTCTCCCTGGTCGGCTTCTCCCGGCGGGACTGGGAGGATCAGGACTTCGCCGAGGTGGTGCACGAGGCCGTCAAGCAGCACGCGCGCACGCCGTTCCGCGAGGAGGTCTGGCAGCAGCTCTCCGAGGGCATGCGGTTCGTCCCCGGCGACTTCGACGACGACACGGCGTTCAAGCACCTGCGCGCGGCGGTGGAGGACCTGGACTCCTCCCGCGGCACGGGCGGCAACTTCGCGTTCTATCTCTCCGTACCGCCGAGGTTCTTCCCCAAGGTCGTCCAGCAGCTGAAGAAGCACGGGCTGGCGGAGGGGCCGAAGGGCTCCTGGCGGCGGGCGGTCATCGAAAAGCCGTTCGGTCACGATCTCGCCAGCGCACGTGAGCTGAACCGGATCGTGCACGAGGTGTTCGACCCGGAGCAGGTCTTCCGCATCGACCACTACCTGGGCAAGGAGACCGTCCAGAACATCCTGGCCCTGCGCTTCGCCAACCAGATGTACGAGCCGGTCTGGAACCGGTCCTACGTCGACCATGTACAGATCACCATGGCCGAGGACATCGGCATCGGCGGCCGCGCCGGCTACTACGACGGCATCGGCGCCGCCCGCGACGTCATCCAGAACCACCTGCTGCAACTCATGGCGCTCACCGCGATGGAGGAACCCATCGCCTTCGACGCCGAGGCGCTGCTCACCGAGAAACTGAAGGTGCTGAAATCGGTGCGGCTGCCCGAGGACCTGGGCCACCACACCGTGCGCGCCCAGTACACGAAGGGCTGGCAGGGCGGCGGACAGGTCGTCGGCTACCTCCAGGAGGACGGCATCGACCCGCGGTCGAAGACCGACACGTACGCGGCGCTGCGCCTGGAGATCGCCAACCGCCGCTGGGCCGGAGTCCCGTTCTACCTGCGCGCCGGAAAGCGCCTGGGGCGCCGGGTGACCGAGATCGCGGTGGTCTTCCAGCGGGCCCCGCACTCCCCCTTCGACTCCACCGCCACCGAGGAGCTGGGCGAGAACGCGATCGTGATCCGCGTCCAGCCGGACGAGGGCATGACGGTCAGGTTCGGTTCGAAGGTGCCGGGCACCTCCATGGAGATCCGGGACGTGACGATGGACTTCGCCTACGGCGAGTCCTTCACGGAGTCCAGCCCGGAGGCCTACGAACGCCTCATCCTGGACGTACTGCTCGGCGACGCCAACCTGTTCCCGCGGCCCCAGGAGGTCGAGGAGTCGTGGAAGATCCTCGACCCGGTGGAGGCGTACTGGGACGACCACGGCAGGCCGGCGCAGTACCCGGCGGGCACATGGGGTCCGCCGCAAGCCGACGAGATGCTCGCACGAGACGGACGGAGCTGGCGCAGGCCATGA
- a CDS encoding glycoside hydrolase family 16 protein, translated as MSEPPVAPAATRRRRSVRRALVAALGTLGLAAAAATAGILPANASAPTPPSGWTQVFLDEFDGPAGTGVNTANWQYDTGTSYPGGAANWGTGEIETMTSSTSNVSLDGNGNLLITPRRDAAGNWTSGRIETKRTDFQPPAGGKLRVQARVQMPNVTGAAAKGYWPAFWMLGAPFRGNYWNWPGVGELDIMENVQGLNTNWATMHCGTNPDGPCKETTGLGGSTSCTGSTCQAGFHTYAMEWDRSTSPEQIRFYVDGVNFHTVRSNDVDAATWANATNHGYFVILNVAMGGGFPGAFGGGPDGGTEPGHPMTVDYVQVLQSSGGGSGTTPPPTGNRDAYSPIQAESYDSQSGVITETTTDTGGGQNIGAVSNGDWTLYKGVNFGSTAARQFYARVASGAAPGVSGLVEVRLDNRGNAPVGSFALANTGGWQSWRTVPANISPVTGTHDVYLTFSSGQPADFVNVNWFDFGH; from the coding sequence ATGAGTGAACCCCCCGTCGCGCCCGCCGCCACGCGCCGCAGACGTTCCGTGCGGCGCGCGCTCGTCGCCGCCCTCGGCACGCTCGGCCTGGCGGCGGCCGCCGCCACCGCCGGCATCCTGCCCGCGAACGCCTCCGCCCCCACGCCCCCGTCGGGCTGGACCCAGGTCTTCCTCGACGAGTTCGACGGCCCGGCCGGCACCGGCGTCAACACGGCCAACTGGCAGTACGACACCGGTACTTCCTACCCGGGCGGCGCCGCCAACTGGGGTACCGGCGAGATCGAGACGATGACGTCCAGCACCAGCAACGTCTCCCTCGACGGCAACGGCAACCTGCTCATCACGCCGCGCCGGGACGCCGCCGGCAACTGGACCTCCGGCCGCATCGAGACCAAGCGCACCGACTTCCAGCCCCCGGCCGGCGGCAAGCTGCGCGTGCAGGCCCGCGTCCAGATGCCCAACGTCACCGGCGCCGCCGCCAAGGGGTACTGGCCCGCCTTCTGGATGCTGGGCGCGCCCTTCCGCGGCAACTACTGGAACTGGCCCGGCGTCGGCGAACTGGACATCATGGAGAACGTCCAGGGACTCAACACCAACTGGGCGACCATGCACTGCGGCACCAACCCGGACGGGCCGTGCAAGGAGACGACGGGCCTCGGCGGTTCGACCTCGTGCACGGGCAGCACCTGCCAGGCCGGCTTCCACACGTACGCCATGGAGTGGGACAGGTCGACCAGCCCCGAGCAGATCCGCTTCTACGTCGACGGCGTCAACTTCCACACCGTGCGGTCCAACGACGTGGACGCGGCGACGTGGGCCAACGCCACCAACCACGGGTACTTCGTCATCCTGAACGTGGCGATGGGCGGCGGCTTCCCCGGCGCGTTCGGCGGCGGCCCGGACGGCGGCACCGAACCCGGCCACCCGATGACCGTGGACTATGTGCAGGTGCTCCAGTCCTCCGGCGGTGGGAGCGGTACCACACCTCCTCCGACCGGCAACCGGGACGCCTACAGCCCCATCCAGGCCGAGTCCTACGACAGCCAGAGCGGCGTCATCACCGAGACGACCACCGACACGGGCGGCGGCCAGAACATCGGCGCCGTCTCGAACGGCGACTGGACCCTCTACAAGGGCGTGAACTTCGGCTCCACCGCGGCCCGGCAGTTCTACGCGCGGGTCGCCAGCGGCGCCGCGCCGGGAGTCAGCGGACTGGTCGAGGTACGCCTGGACAACCGCGGCAACGCGCCCGTCGGCAGCTTCGCGCTGGCCAACACCGGAGGCTGGCAGTCCTGGAGGACGGTCCCGGCGAACATCAGCCCGGTGACCGGCACCCACGACGTGTACCTCACCTTCAGCAGCGGCCAGCCGGCGGACTTCGTGAACGTCAACTGGTTCGACTTCGGTCACTGA
- a CDS encoding 6-phospho-beta-glucosidase, with the protein MRLTILGGGGFRVPLVYGALLADRAEGRVTEVVLHDLDAGRLSAVSRVLTEQAAGVPDAPVVRATTDLDEALRGADFVFSAIRVGGLEGRAEDERVALAEGVLGQETVGAGGIAYGLRTVPVAVGIARRVARLAPDAWVINFTNPAGLVTEAMSRHLGDRVIGICDSPVGLGRRVARVLGADPGRAWIDYVGLNHLGWLRGLRVAGRDELPRLLADPELLGSFEEGRLFGADWLRSLGAIPNEYLHYYYFNREAVQAHQEPGKTRGAFLRDQQAGFYEELRDPKAAALPAWNRTRAEREATYMAENREAAGAGEREADDLSGGYEKVALALMRAIARDERTTLILNVRNRGTLSVLDAEAVVEVPCLVDANGAHPVSVDPLPGHATGLVCAVKAVEREVLAAAGSGSRATAVKAFALHPLIDSVNVARRLVDGYLAVHPGLAYLR; encoded by the coding sequence GTGAGGCTGACGATTCTGGGCGGCGGCGGATTCCGTGTGCCGCTGGTGTACGGGGCGCTGCTCGCCGACCGTGCCGAGGGCCGGGTCACCGAGGTCGTCCTGCACGACCTGGACGCCGGGCGACTGTCCGCGGTCAGCAGGGTGCTGACCGAACAGGCCGCCGGAGTGCCCGACGCGCCCGTGGTGCGGGCCACCACCGACCTGGACGAGGCCCTGCGCGGCGCGGACTTCGTGTTCTCCGCCATCCGGGTCGGCGGCCTGGAGGGGCGCGCGGAGGACGAACGGGTGGCGCTCGCCGAGGGGGTGCTCGGCCAGGAGACGGTGGGCGCGGGCGGCATCGCCTACGGACTGCGCACCGTGCCCGTCGCCGTCGGGATCGCCCGTCGGGTGGCCCGGCTGGCGCCCGACGCCTGGGTCATCAATTTCACCAACCCGGCCGGACTGGTCACCGAGGCCATGTCACGGCATCTCGGCGACCGGGTGATCGGCATCTGCGACTCGCCCGTCGGTCTCGGCCGGCGCGTCGCCCGCGTGCTCGGCGCGGACCCGGGACGGGCGTGGATCGACTACGTCGGCCTCAACCACCTCGGCTGGCTGCGCGGACTGCGCGTGGCCGGCCGCGACGAACTCCCGCGCCTGCTCGCCGACCCCGAACTGCTCGGCTCCTTCGAGGAGGGCAGGCTCTTCGGCGCCGACTGGCTCCGGTCGCTGGGCGCGATCCCCAACGAGTACCTGCACTACTACTACTTCAACCGCGAGGCCGTACAGGCTCACCAGGAGCCCGGGAAGACCCGCGGCGCCTTCCTGCGCGACCAGCAGGCCGGGTTCTACGAGGAGTTGCGGGACCCGAAGGCCGCCGCCCTCCCGGCCTGGAACCGTACCCGCGCCGAGCGCGAGGCCACCTACATGGCGGAGAACCGCGAGGCGGCGGGGGCGGGGGAGCGGGAGGCCGACGACCTCTCCGGCGGCTACGAGAAGGTCGCCCTCGCCCTGATGCGGGCCATCGCACGCGACGAGCGCACCACGCTGATCCTCAACGTCCGCAATCGGGGCACCCTTTCGGTGCTGGACGCCGAGGCCGTCGTGGAGGTGCCCTGCCTGGTCGACGCGAACGGCGCGCACCCGGTCTCGGTCGACCCGCTGCCCGGGCACGCGACCGGGCTGGTCTGCGCGGTCAAGGCGGTCGAGCGCGAGGTGCTCGCCGCGGCCGGGTCGGGCTCCCGCGCGACGGCCGTGAAGGCCTTCGCGCTGCACCCGCTGATCGACTCCGTGAACGTGGCCCGCCGCCTCGTCGACGGCTACCTCGCCGTCCACCCGGGCCTGGCGTATCTGCGATGA
- a CDS encoding carbohydrate binding domain-containing protein, with translation MRDTLRRPGRRLLALLGSAALALAGAIALPGTAYAANILNNPGFESGGLSPWTCTGNLGSVVSSPVHGGSKALAGAVTSSDTAQCSQTVPVQPNTTYKLSGWVRGSYVYLGVDGGASTWTSSPSAYSQLSVSFTTGAGQTSATVYVHGWYAQGTYYADDISLDGPGGGGGGDTQAPTAPTGLTSTGKTSSSVSLKWNAATDNVGVTAYDVYSGAGQVLSVSGTTATVNGLSPSTSYTFTVKARDAAGNVSGASNAVTVTTDAGSGGSSGFKQAAPYLYEGWGSPPSPTSVMSATGIKWFTMAFVLDSGGCTPSWDSQRPLTGGVDQTAINQIRSAGGDIVPSFGGWSGSKLGANCSSASALAGAIQKVISAYGLKAIDMDIENSDEFENEAVQAKILTALKTVKANNPGLKTIVTFGTSTTGPTYYGNRLIEQAKSLNADIDVFTIMPFDFGGGADMYGNTVNAAEGLKAKLRSTFGWDDATAYSHIGISGMNGLSDQQENTTTAIWTQIRDWANSHHIARLAFWSVNRDRPCPGGGVAENCSGISQNNWQFTSITAGFKG, from the coding sequence GTGCGCGACACACTGAGACGTCCCGGACGTCGGCTCCTCGCCCTGCTCGGCTCCGCGGCCCTGGCGCTCGCCGGAGCCATCGCGCTGCCCGGCACGGCATACGCGGCCAACATCCTGAACAACCCCGGCTTCGAGTCGGGGGGCCTCTCCCCCTGGACCTGCACCGGCAACCTCGGTTCAGTCGTCTCCTCCCCCGTGCACGGTGGCTCCAAGGCCCTCGCCGGCGCGGTGACGTCGAGCGACACCGCCCAGTGCAGCCAGACCGTCCCGGTCCAGCCGAACACGACGTACAAGCTCAGCGGCTGGGTGCGCGGCTCCTACGTCTACCTCGGCGTCGACGGCGGCGCCTCGACCTGGACCTCGTCCCCGTCCGCGTACAGCCAGCTGTCGGTCTCCTTCACCACCGGCGCCGGCCAGACCAGCGCGACCGTCTACGTCCACGGCTGGTACGCGCAAGGCACCTACTACGCCGACGACATCAGCCTGGACGGTCCCGGCGGCGGCGGTGGCGGCGACACCCAGGCGCCGACCGCGCCGACGGGTCTGACCTCCACCGGCAAGACGTCCTCCAGCGTGTCGCTCAAGTGGAACGCCGCCACGGACAACGTGGGCGTGACGGCGTACGACGTCTACAGCGGCGCCGGCCAGGTGCTGAGCGTCTCCGGTACGACCGCCACGGTGAACGGCCTGTCGCCCAGCACCTCCTACACCTTCACGGTCAAGGCACGCGACGCCGCCGGGAACGTCTCGGGGGCCTCGAACGCCGTCACGGTCACCACGGACGCCGGCAGCGGCGGCAGCAGCGGCTTCAAGCAGGCGGCTCCGTATCTGTACGAGGGCTGGGGCAGCCCGCCCAGCCCCACGTCGGTGATGAGCGCGACCGGCATCAAGTGGTTCACGATGGCGTTCGTGCTCGACTCGGGCGGCTGCACACCGTCCTGGGACAGCCAGCGGCCGCTGACCGGCGGCGTCGACCAGACCGCCATCAACCAGATCCGCTCGGCGGGCGGTGACATCGTCCCCTCGTTCGGCGGCTGGAGCGGCAGCAAGCTCGGCGCCAACTGCTCCTCCGCGAGCGCGCTCGCCGGGGCGATCCAGAAGGTGATCAGCGCCTACGGCCTGAAGGCGATCGACATGGACATCGAGAACTCGGACGAGTTCGAGAACGAGGCCGTGCAGGCCAAGATCCTCACCGCGTTGAAGACCGTCAAGGCCAACAACCCCGGTCTGAAGACGATCGTGACCTTCGGCACCTCGACGACCGGACCCACATACTACGGCAACCGGCTCATCGAACAGGCCAAGTCGCTGAACGCGGACATCGACGTCTTCACCATCATGCCGTTCGACTTCGGCGGCGGTGCGGACATGTACGGCAACACGGTGAACGCGGCCGAGGGCCTGAAGGCCAAGCTGAGGTCGACCTTCGGCTGGGACGACGCCACCGCCTACTCCCACATCGGCATCTCCGGCATGAACGGCCTGTCCGACCAGCAGGAGAACACGACCACGGCGATCTGGACGCAGATCCGCGACTGGGCCAACAGCCACCACATCGCCCGGCTCGCCTTCTGGTCGGTCAACCGTGACCGGCCGTGCCCGGGCGGCGGTGTGGCGGAGAACTGCTCCGGCATCAGCCAGAACAACTGGCAGTTCACGTCCATCACCGCGGGCTTCAAGGGCTGA
- a CDS encoding ATP-grasp domain-containing protein — MVSRVRVWLNRTYAENVFFMDQLRRNPSERAVEIHATHGDADSPVLAAADTAELEPEGLSPAGYVEYALDQCARRGIDVFVPRLNQAAIVAHRADFAAVGTALLAPTPEAVAVFADKATAYEAARSIGVAVPPWWRVRTACELIAAVTELEESGHLACFKPAAGAGGVGFRVITRAPFSLRQLSGFPGPHVPLDLVLRALEQADGPVDWLVMPRLEQPEVSVDCLTGPDNRIRLAVGRTKNGRRRGFTLHEQWLEPARRIAEGFGLHYLSNIQFRMYGDRPVLLDVNPRPAGGLHQLAQCGINAPWAAVRLALGEDPGVVAPPFLGQDYTVVSGPRPLRPEAMVRPRTGMPAQAAAAPTGAPA; from the coding sequence ATGGTCTCCCGCGTACGCGTCTGGCTCAACCGCACGTACGCGGAGAACGTCTTCTTCATGGATCAGCTGCGGAGAAACCCCAGTGAACGGGCCGTCGAGATCCATGCCACGCACGGCGACGCCGACTCGCCCGTACTGGCCGCCGCGGACACCGCCGAGCTCGAACCGGAGGGTCTTTCCCCGGCCGGCTACGTCGAGTACGCCCTCGACCAGTGCGCGCGGCGCGGCATCGACGTGTTCGTGCCGCGGCTGAACCAGGCCGCGATCGTGGCGCACCGCGCCGACTTCGCGGCGGTGGGCACCGCGCTGCTCGCGCCGACGCCGGAGGCGGTGGCCGTCTTCGCGGACAAGGCGACGGCGTACGAGGCGGCCCGGTCGATCGGCGTTGCGGTGCCGCCGTGGTGGCGGGTCCGGACGGCCTGCGAACTCATAGCGGCGGTCACGGAGTTGGAGGAGTCCGGGCATCTGGCGTGCTTCAAGCCCGCGGCCGGCGCGGGCGGCGTGGGCTTCCGTGTCATCACGCGCGCGCCTTTCTCACTGCGGCAGTTGAGCGGCTTCCCCGGCCCGCACGTCCCGCTCGACCTGGTCCTGCGGGCCCTGGAACAGGCGGACGGTCCGGTGGACTGGCTGGTGATGCCCCGGCTGGAGCAGCCGGAGGTGTCGGTCGACTGCCTGACCGGGCCGGACAACCGGATCCGGCTGGCCGTGGGGCGCACCAAGAACGGCCGCCGCCGCGGTTTCACGCTGCACGAGCAGTGGCTGGAGCCCGCCCGGCGGATCGCGGAGGGTTTCGGGCTGCACTATCTGTCCAACATCCAGTTCCGGATGTACGGCGACCGTCCGGTGCTCCTCGACGTGAACCCGCGCCCGGCGGGCGGACTGCACCAGCTCGCACAGTGCGGGATCAACGCCCCGTGGGCCGCCGTGCGGCTGGCACTCGGCGAGGATCCGGGGGTGGTGGCGCCGCCGTTCCTCGGACAGGACTACACGGTGGTGTCGGGACCGCGTCCGCTGCGGCCGGAGGCGATGGTCCGGCCGCGGACCGGGATGCCCGCACAAGCCGCGGCGGCCCCCACGGGCGCTCCGGCGTAG
- a CDS encoding metallophosphoesterase family protein, translated as MTEEAGGAGRLLAISDLHIGYSENRALVERMAPERDDDWLIVAGDVAETVADIRWALKTLASRFRKVIWAPGNHELWTHPSDTVTLRGVARYEHLVELCRELGVTTPEDPYPVWDGPGGPVAVAPLFLLYDYSFLPAGCATKDAGLAYAHDTGVVCSDEFLLHPDPYPSREAWCAARVAETERRLARIPGDLPTVLVNHYPLHRHPTDVLRYPEFAMWCGTRRTADWHRRFRVAAMVYGHLHIPRTTHHEGVRFEEVSVGYPREWRTRSAPPGRPRRILPLEVGTR; from the coding sequence GTGACGGAAGAGGCCGGTGGGGCCGGGCGGTTGCTCGCCATCAGCGACCTGCACATCGGTTACAGCGAGAACCGGGCCCTGGTCGAGCGGATGGCGCCCGAGCGGGACGACGACTGGCTGATCGTGGCCGGCGACGTCGCGGAGACCGTCGCGGACATCCGCTGGGCCCTGAAGACGCTGGCGAGCCGGTTCCGCAAGGTGATCTGGGCACCGGGCAACCACGAGCTGTGGACCCATCCGAGCGACACCGTCACCCTGCGCGGCGTCGCCCGCTACGAGCACCTGGTCGAGCTGTGCCGCGAGCTGGGCGTGACGACGCCCGAGGACCCCTACCCGGTCTGGGACGGGCCTGGCGGCCCGGTGGCCGTGGCACCGCTGTTCCTGCTGTACGACTACTCCTTCCTGCCGGCCGGCTGCGCGACCAAGGACGCGGGACTGGCCTACGCGCACGACACCGGCGTGGTCTGCTCCGACGAGTTCCTGCTGCACCCGGACCCGTATCCGAGCCGCGAGGCCTGGTGCGCGGCCCGGGTCGCCGAGACCGAGCGCAGGCTCGCGCGGATCCCCGGCGATCTGCCGACCGTGCTCGTCAACCACTACCCGCTCCACCGGCACCCGACGGACGTCCTGCGGTACCCGGAGTTCGCCATGTGGTGCGGTACCCGGCGCACCGCCGACTGGCACCGCAGGTTCCGCGTGGCCGCCATGGTCTACGGCCACCTCCACATCCCGCGGACCACCCACCACGAGGGCGTCCGCTTCGAGGAGGTGTCGGTCGGGTACCCCCGAGAATGGCGGACGCGCTCGGCACCGCCGGGCAGACCGCGCCGCATACTTCCCCTGGAGGTCGGAACCCGGTGA
- a CDS encoding 4'-phosphopantetheinyl transferase family protein: MIEDLLPDSVVSVEAYGDDGTDLAPLHPEEQAVVAQAVAKRRREFAGVRACARQAMEKLGVPPQPVLPGERGAPRWPDGLTGSMTHCDGYRAAALVRATDLTSLGIDAEPHAPLPEGVLSTIALPAEQRRLAQLDAQHPGVHWDRMLFSAKESVYKAWFPLTGKWLDFEEADIEVSTAAGPGPRGGFRARLLVPGPVVDGRRLGHFEGRWAVAQGLVVTAVAVPRA; the protein is encoded by the coding sequence GTGATCGAGGACCTGCTGCCGGACTCGGTGGTGTCCGTGGAGGCGTACGGCGACGACGGGACCGACCTGGCCCCGTTGCACCCCGAGGAGCAGGCGGTGGTGGCTCAGGCGGTCGCCAAACGCCGGCGCGAGTTCGCCGGTGTGCGTGCCTGCGCCCGCCAGGCCATGGAGAAGCTCGGCGTGCCGCCGCAGCCCGTACTGCCCGGCGAGCGGGGCGCCCCGCGCTGGCCGGACGGGCTGACCGGCAGCATGACCCACTGCGACGGCTACCGCGCCGCCGCTCTGGTCCGCGCCACCGACCTGACCTCCCTCGGCATCGACGCCGAACCCCACGCCCCGCTCCCCGAAGGCGTGCTGTCCACCATCGCCCTGCCCGCCGAGCAGCGGCGTCTGGCGCAGCTGGACGCGCAGCACCCCGGGGTGCACTGGGACCGGATGCTCTTCAGCGCCAAGGAGTCCGTCTACAAGGCCTGGTTCCCGCTCACCGGCAAGTGGCTGGACTTCGAGGAGGCGGACATCGAGGTGAGCACCGCCGCGGGCCCGGGCCCGCGCGGCGGCTTCCGCGCCCGGCTCCTCGTCCCGGGGCCCGTGGTCGACGGACGGCGCCTCGGCCACTTCGAGGGGCGCTGGGCCGTTGCCCAGGGCCTGGTGGTCACCGCGGTGGCGGTCCCGCGCGCCTGA